The DNA segment TTCTCCTTCCAGTTTCTAACATGACCATCCTTTCCTCCATTTCCAcccaatattaattattttttccccagcagATTCTAGAACTGCACCTCCCAATTCAATAGCCATTAGCCACATatagctatttaaattaaaattaaaataatccttttctaaacaaccctcagaataggagaaaatatttgcaaatgaatcaacggacaaaggattaatctccaaaatatataaacagctcatgcagctcaatattaaaaaaacaaaccaatcaaaaaatgggcagaaggcctaaatagacatttctccaaagacatatagatggccaagacgcacatgaaaagctgctcaacatcactaattattagagaaatgcaaatcaaaactacagtgaggtatcacctcacaccagttagaatgggcatcaccagaaaatctacaaacaacaaatgctggaattggtgtagggaaaagggaaccctgttgcactgttagtgggaatgtaaattgatacagctcctatggagaacagtacgaaggttccttaaaaaactaaaaatagaattaccatatgacccagcaatcccactactgggcatatacccagagaaaaccatcattcaaaaagacacatgcaccccaatgttcattgtagcactatttacaacagccaggtcatggaagaaacctaaatgcccatcgacgaatggataaagaagatgtggtacatatatacaatgtaatattactcagccataaaaaggaacgaaactgtgtcatttgtagagatgtgggtggacctagagactgtcatacagagtgaagtcagaaagagaaaaacaaatatcataaattaacacatatatgtggaatctagaaaaatggtacagatgaacctgtttgcaaggcagaagtagagacacaggtgtagagaacaaacgtatggacaccaagggtgaaagtgggggaggggggtggtggtgtgatgaactgggagactgggattgacatgtatacactggtatgtataaaatagatgactaatcagaacctgctgtataaaaaataaattaattaaattaaattaaaaaaataataatccttttCTTCAGACTCACTAGCCATATTCCATGTGTTTCAATAGCCgcatgtagctagtggctaccatagtGCACAGAATAGAACATTTCCACAACAGAAAGTTCTACTGCTTCTAGAAGATTCaaaaatttcccattttttaaaccTGAAATTTTATGCCAAAAATGAGTATCTAATAAAAATTTGTGGAATAAAACTGCATAGttttctcataattttaaaacacagctcaatttaatttttaattgtggaaaaTAGGCAGCCAATTAAGGTAAGCAAAACGGAGTGGAACATCATTATTAAAACTTCTGGAAGGCTTCACATTGTAAGCTTCATGGAGCAGGGGACTCTTTGGTCATTCTAATAATCACCACTACTTAACAAAGTGTCTGATATATGGCTGGTGTCTCAAATTTTTAACAGTGATTTCCTCTGAATTAGAACTTCGCTGATGTCTCTGTTGGAGAATGGGGAGACCTGAGGTTTGATTTTCAATTTCGTCTACTAAAACTGTAGTTTAAAactgtatatttataatatacttagattttatttttttaaatagtgagaagctttaaagtttgggaaatgtttaagatggactattttttaaagatgtaacttgccctcccacctccacacacGTACATCAGAAACCTACATTCAGTAGTCTATTTGTCCATCTGTACCCTATGAACTGTttgtgaatacacacacacattcaaataAACCACATTTCTTTATTCCCCATAGTAAATGCAAACACATACATGCACAGAGAAAACTTGCCTCTCCCTTCAGATTCTCAGCCAGACAAATGGTAATACTTGAAGACATGTTGATACTACCAATTATATTGACTCAGAAACTGGTTAGTAGACAATCCTTTAACTTTAGGCACATCCTGTAACATttgttcattaattaaaaaaaaaaaaaaagaagccactgaACTGAACTAGGTTATTTCTAAACTAGTAATATTTTTATGTTCCAGGCATTTACTAGTTTGCTTTGTGATGTGTTCATGTAAACAATGTTAGTAAGTTAAAagcttttgggacttccctggtggtcagtggttaagactccgtgcttccactgcagggtgcatgggtttgatccctggtctgggaactaagatcccaaatgccacatggtgtggaaaaaaaaaaaaactttgttgaAATGTGACTTAAAAGtgataatacattttatattttaaactacaGCAATACTATCAGTTGCCCAGAATTGTTCTTGTCCCTATGAATGGTTCAATTTTTCTTGGgtgttaagaattttaaaattcatattttctgtgttttcacaaTGTCTTGGAAAAATAGAATCATagatctatttcattcttttgtcacACAGCATAACCATACTCAAACCAACCCTGCATTATTCTTTTATATCTGGGAGGCCCTATAGCTTTAAAATTTTAGCACCCTCATCTTTTTATGCTTACTTCTGTCATGTATGGATCTACTAAATTACTCACTTTAGACTCTATCACACATCTCATTAATTTTATATTCCAAATTCAACACTCTAATACTTTACCTTCTCTGTTGAATAAATATCCAAATATGTTCATCAATGTTGCACTGAATCTAGCTAATAATAAATACTGTTCTTTTAAAGATTCTGGAATCTTGTGAATCTTATTTGCCCATATCCTCATAACCAATGGAAATGTCTTTGATAATTGTGAATTGAtgcaataaaagttttaaaaaatcacatgggATATAAAGGCTATCTTTATACtaaattaaaactttattgaataaAGAACACTCTCCAGAACACATGATCAGATGGACTAGGTCTACATTACATGCAATGAAGTTGAACATGACAGTAGTTTAACATGGAATGTCAAACAAATTAGTATTTCTCATTGTACAAAACTGCTTATGTAGTTGACATGCAAGAAGAAAAGTATGATACTCTGCATTTTCACTAATCATCcgtgatgaattttaaaaagacatttgaaGAAACTGGTAGATTTCTTTAGGATAGATTTCAAATAAATTAGTTACATGTGTACTATTGAAACTTCTTTCAACCTCTCTTGCATTCCAAATAAAATCTTAGTGCAAACATCAAAGTTGCTGGTTACTCCAAAAGACTGTCAAACTCATGATAGAATAAAAGTTCTGAATTAATGTGCATAAGTAGGACAAAACCAAGAATACCAGTTACTGCAAAATTCATCTAGGCACACTTAATAGTCCACTCTAAGCATTTTTTCTAAGTCTCTCACATTAAGTACTAAAGCCTGTTTACAGTACTAAAATTCTATCATTCAAGCATCAATGattatatttcagaaaaagaaaatcattcattTCAGCAATAGCATTACTGCTatattctaaaaaaagaaaaaagaaaaaaaaaaagaatcataattAACAAAACCAGTATCCATAATAGGATACatggagaaaaaacattttaggggaaaaaaaaaaatgtgctttacTTGCACAGCAGGAATTATATAATGTAAACACCATATTGGCCCACACCACAAAATCCATGAGAAAGGTTGAAATTTGAACACCATGTGTGCATTATTTTCAAATCTGTGTTTGTGAGTTTATACTGCATCTGCTTGTACCAATACATGACAAATAAAACACACTCTtccacacacattcacatacaagTGATTGTTAAACATTGAGCATGGCTTGCTTCCCTGACTTTAACTCAAAAAATGGTAAGTGATATCCCAactgttttttaaatgtctacaGAAATCATTAAATGAATGTGAATAGTAGTTGAGGAATGATGCAAAGTGATGGTAATAATAACGTGGATGTAAAAAAGAATGTACGTAAAACTGGCTGAGATTTGCAAATGCATGGAAAGTCTTCTTCTGTGGGCCGTGTCTGAACTTTTAACTGATaccaagaataaaaaatatagtaGCACAAGTCCACTGACACCTGGAGGGTCAGGCCTAGAAAACTTACCTTCAAAGTGCAAATTTTAACAATGGAATGTTTTAGCAGGGACATAAGGACAATCCTCTGTCTTCTTGATAAAGAGAAGCAGGATGTTCAGGAAGTATTTTCTCCTGGCCAAAGTTATTTCAGTTTCTTggtaaaacaaaaaagtatttaaCCAAAAATATCACCCACCCAGTCTTTCACATACACAGAAGTATTCTTAAGGGTGTGTGGGGAGGAAAAAGCCCTTAACTATGGATCACCTAATgcaacttttatttaaaatttaagttcttTGAATCAACTACATTAAATACCAACATGTACCTCTCTCATCCCTTCCCTCTCCACCTGCCTATCCCTAACACCCACAGTGAACCAGGTATTCTAATGTCTTTGTGTTTTCTAAGCCTCGTGACAAGGCTGTTGAGTACCACctccactggaaaaaaaatgaacacctAAGGTGCACTTTCTATAGCACCTTTTTCTTCTCCACAACTGAGTGGAATCTTTATGCTCTCAAGACTGGACCTAGATCTCTAGGTCATCAGGCCGAGGTCGGCTGCTGGCACGACTGCTGGCTCTGCTGGAAGGCCGCTGGTCCACAATGGCTAGAGGCTGTAGTTCATGGCCAGCATCGAGCTTTTTAGAATTCTGGTGGTCATCAGGGAAATCAAAAGGCTGTGCGTGGGAGTTAGAGATGGTGCTTCCTGCCTGCCCCATTCGATTTTGTTCTGCACTGTAATTAGCCCAGTTTTGCTCACTTGCTTGTTTGTTGTAATTGCGGCAGGAAGAATTGTTTCTGTCTCCGGTAACCAGCTTGTACCCGGGAGGAGACATGGGTGAGAGGGGAGCGGTTGGGGAGGAGCAGCCATTGAAATAAGCATATTTTGGAGATCCACAGTCTTTGGCGTGGTTCGGTGGGCTGCTGGTAGTGTGGTAAGGATCGTTCTTTCCCTTCACGCGATCCTTAACACCCTTGAAGAAGACATAGAAGAGTTCGATGATGTTCAAGCCAAGAGACACCAAGGACACGACCAGCATGAAGATGATGAAGATGGTTTTCTCTGTGGGACGAGAAAGGAAGCAGTCCACCTGATGCGGGCAGGGATCTCTTTTACAAGTGTAAACAGCACTCAAACTGAATCCATAGACGTACCACTGGATCAGCAAGAAGGCTACCTCAAAGACAGACTTGAAGAGGATACTGATGATGTAGGTTCGCAGCAAACCCCCTCGCATTTTCACCTTGCCATGCTCTTCGATGCCATACTTGAACTTCTTTATTTCAATCTGCTTCAAGTGCATCTCCAAATTCCTATCATCGTTTTGGGCTTTGAGTTCCTCCTCTTTCTTGTTCAGTTTCTCTTCCTTTCGCATCACGTAGAACACGTGAGCCAGGTACAAGAGTGTGGGAACAGACACAAATATGATCTGCAGGACCCAGAAACGCACATGAGAGATTGGGAAAGATTTGTCATAGCAGACGTTTTCACAACCAGGTTGTTGAGTGTTACAGCGAAAGGCAGACTGCTCATCACCCCAGGCTGACTCAACTGCTGTCCCCAGTAGCAGGATtcggaaaatgaaaaggactgACAGCCACACCTTCCCTCCAGCGGTAGAATAGGCTTGAACCTTGTCAAGGAGTTTGCCTAAGGCACTCCAGTCACCCATGTTGCCTGGGCACcacctgaaaagaaaaagacaactaaATGATCATAGGCCACAGATTGTTAGTTTAATATACAGTTTCTTTCAGCCAGCAAAGTACCATAAAAGATCTCCTATCTTTCTAGCactcttcaaaaacaaacaaataaacaaacaaaaaagccacaaGTGCAAACTCTTCCATTTTCCCCTGAAAAGAGCTCTCAAATTTTCTTGAGATACGCTAAATCTTCGAAACAGCAGAGCCTATGTGCAGAGTAAATTGCGATCTTAACCTTGCGAAGATGTATTACTTGCTCAACCACTGTCTTACCACGTGACTTGAGAAGTTGTCTGCGCTAAGTGTCTCTGCTTATTTTATCCCCCTGGACGGTCCAATTAGAGGACTGTTCTTACCTGATAGGCCTGTGTCTGCATGCACACCCAAGCAAAATGCTGATATGTGGTATTCAAAAAGCATGGGTACCTAAGAATTGAGGTAAGAACACCCATACCCAGGCACATGCATGCAACCTGTTTTCAAACCTCATTCCTATTACATATAGTACTTTATTCCTAATTGTATCCTGAAATGTTTCTCCTTGGTAATTCAAGTGTCATTTGTGCATACTCTACAGTGTAGTCATTTAtacttctctgtttcttcttaagCAGTGACTCATGTGGTTCAGAAGTCTGTCTTCTGCCCAGAGGAAAATACGTTGTGCTGAAACACACCATTTTGACACACTGTGTCCCTAGATGCAGGAACGTACTTTCAAAAAACAAGACTAAATGCACATCACGTTTCAAGTAAGAGTTCAATTGACCTCGATACTAATTATAGcctgagaaataaaaagacaactttaGTGTTATCTCTAGTAAAAAGGATTGGTTTTAATCTTTGGATTGCTGTACAAGTAAGTTCCTTTACTGGGCTTTGGGTCCTCAGCCCACGCACTCTATTTAACTTCCTATCAATACCTAGATATCTCAAGCCTAGGACTTACCCATTATTGGGGCTGATATGACAGGAATCCCAAAAGTTATTTAGTTCAATTTATTCTTCTAATGCCAATAGTCCTTTTAACTGATGAAAATTGAGGTCTTAAGTATATAGGAAATATTCAGCTATCCGTAGAGCCAGAAAAAGACTTTCAATCCCAAGACCAAGGCTTCCCAATGCATGACACTGGTCTTAAAATTATAGCAAAGCTGGGTTAACGTTAGAAATGTTTCCGTGCTTTAACATATACAATCTTAGCGGGGGCTGAAATCTGGTAAGAAATGAATAACATTGCATGTGGCAGCCAGAGAGAATATAGTCTAATTTTCAGCAGAGAGTAATTGGAGGGTTCAGAATGGGATGAAGTAGTCAAAGattatttaatcattaaaaacaagcaaagcaAAGACTTTTCAGGCGCTTACTGAATTTTAAATAgtataactagggcttccctggtggcgcagtggttgagagtccgcctgccgatgcaggggacacgggttcgtgacccggtccgggaagatcccacatgccgcggagtggctgggcccgtgagccatggccgctgagcctgcgcgtccggagcctgtgctccgcaacgggagaggccacaacagaggcctgcgtaccacaaaaaaaaaaaaaaaaaaaaaaaaaaaaatagtataactAAAAGTAGGATTATATAGACTTCCTAGAAATATGTTTGTTGTCTGGATATAAAGAATTTTTCACCTGGTATTAAACTATAAGCCATCTTCTCCTTGTGGGAAGTAAATGAGGTCCATGGGAATCTTCTTCCCCACCAAGCAATGTTACATTTCTGTCTAATGCCTGTACCTCCTGGCTATAgagggcagaaaaaaatgaattggatACTGGCCTGGGATTTCCTGGATGGAACAAAGAAGAGATGGCTGATTCATAAACTGAAAATGTATCAGCTATCTAAATTAGCAGTCAGTGAGTATTTTTGATGACAGCCCAGAGACTGGTGCCAAAGAAAGGGGGGTGGGTGATGGGTAAAGGTTGGAGGTGAGTGGTAAAGGTTGGAGGTGGGTGGGCAAATTACAGTAAATAACTTTTTTATGACCCTGCCAGTGGTCATAAAAAAGGAAGCTTCACCTCTAGGAAGGGCCATTTTAGATTGTGAATCGAAAGTGAAATTGATGTATGGAAAGCAGTCAAACAAGAACAAAGGCTTGTAGGACTGACAAAGAGAGTGAAATAGCCAGGGGAAAGCTTGAGAAGCTTGAAGAGAGGCAGTAATTTAGCTTTGACGGACGGTTTGATATGACagaatgtaaaagaaagaaactacaatTTAGCAGAAGATACTACACTGGCAATGAAGAAGCACAGTCCGTGAGGACAGAATTTTTGAAGCTCTATCAATAGACAGTTTCGATGTGATGATGTGTAAATTGGTCCCAATTCTGTGTAGAGAATTACAATATTTTGCCAGTGTCATCTGCTTTTGCTCAATACTCcagttttgggggggtgggggtggggatgaatgACAAAAACAATTAAGTATAAAATGATAAACTGCACACATCTCTTCACATTCACGCGATGATCGAGCTCAAGAAAAACTTAACGTGCTTCAGGTACACTGAGAAGTTGTCATTTTAGTCAGTGTTTCGTTATTATTCAAAGTAAAATATGTAGATGCTTGTGGCAATTAATTACTAAGTTTCTTTACActctatggaaaaataaaacttgagtTTCCTATAATTCTGAGATTCCACAAAAATACCCTATAGTGCCACAGTATGTGAACTGGGTCACTGGACAGCTCTCTAGGTAGTAGCCAAGTTGTCTTTTCTTTAAGCAGCCACCCAGTTGTCATTTGCATTAACTGAGTTATACTCTTTTACCTGAATGAGTTGAATTATCCAATTGGACACCTAGTATCCTGCAACATGTAGATACCTGTTATTAGCACTATCATAGAGACCATCAGATAATGTTTAATGTGATGGCTTATAATGCCGTTATCTTTTTGGTAGtcattcactttgctgtgaaTTAAAAGTTCTATCAACCGGTTGTCCCCTCATCCccattatcattttcatttttccaagtCATAATTGAAAAAGTGATGCCCTTTTATAAGAAGAGGTCATAATTATGTTTACAGAATCCCTAGCATTGATTTATAGACTATATACCCCATTCACATTCACTAGTATGAGACAGGTATATTCCTTATTTGATATATGATAACATCATGGCAGTTGAGCATATATCCTGTATATTCATGCCTTCACCTCTAGGTTCCCAGGGTGGAAATTTATATGTAGATTAAGGTCTAGGTTAAGGAGTTGTACAAACTTCTTATTAGGAGCATATGCTTGACAGTAGCTGGACCGTCCTTCTTGTGTCCTCTATGTACCATGTTAGATCACATTTTCCATTGCTCTTCATGGCCCTCTAGACTAGAAGCCAAAAACCAGTCACGCCAGGTGTGACCCGCCCAAGGACCCTCTGGGCCCTTTGCAGGTTCCCGAAGGGCATCAGAATCACTTAGCAGCATGTGTTAAGAACACACATTCCTGACACTCACCAGTTTGAATGAATAtcatggggtgagggtggggggtggcttgtgaatcat comes from the Pseudorca crassidens isolate mPseCra1 chromosome 13, mPseCra1.hap1, whole genome shotgun sequence genome and includes:
- the GJA1 gene encoding gap junction alpha-1 protein; the protein is MGDWSALGKLLDKVQAYSTAGGKVWLSVLFIFRILLLGTAVESAWGDEQSAFRCNTQQPGCENVCYDKSFPISHVRFWVLQIIFVSVPTLLYLAHVFYVMRKEEKLNKKEEELKAQNDDRNLEMHLKQIEIKKFKYGIEEHGKVKMRGGLLRTYIISILFKSVFEVAFLLIQWYVYGFSLSAVYTCKRDPCPHQVDCFLSRPTEKTIFIIFMLVVSLVSLGLNIIELFYVFFKGVKDRVKGKNDPYHTTSSPPNHAKDCGSPKYAYFNGCSSPTAPLSPMSPPGYKLVTGDRNNSSCRNYNKQASEQNWANYSAEQNRMGQAGSTISNSHAQPFDFPDDHQNSKKLDAGHELQPLAIVDQRPSSRASSRASSRPRPDDLEI